One genomic window of Gossypium hirsutum isolate 1008001.06 chromosome D11, Gossypium_hirsutum_v2.1, whole genome shotgun sequence includes the following:
- the LOC107911644 gene encoding TPR repeat-containing thioredoxin TTL4, which yields MGANSLEKKSRSGFWSTVFGRCKCWPRRTSISTGSIPNQNNNNVKTSNWNTRRGRSDVDQGLDGGSYLKSPPNHSMLVVVHQQNQVCKPPVESTRITTNQRKVPKEAISISGELESMIMDYQKIKGNNSNLVRASSGNFMLYGHLGNLRQPVEGENKKEDNKVEEKPEPPSLQCKALATRRDSEKLKNLGNIDYNKGNFGEALSLYEAAIAIDPFKASYRTYRSAALEAAGRILEAVSECREAIRIEPRYHRAHHRLGNLYIRLGEVEKAMYHLKRAGPEADSDHIAKAKTLQERINKCTEAKRLRTWNVLVKETDSAIKAGADSSPFMYAFKAEALLKLHRHQEANETLLQGPKYNDEDCIKHFGPIGNANLLVVQAKVDMALGRFDDALAAMERAVRLDSNSKEANSAMSKARALATFETVGNEHFKTSNFYDACISYGEGLAHDPRNSVLLLNRAICYSKLGQDELAIEDCTRALSVRPGYTKARLKRAHCNSKLERWEASIEDYEMLKKETPNNEEVKQGLSKARRQLKNKKTG from the exons ATGGGGGCAAATTCTTTGGAGAAGAAATCGAGGAGCGGGTTTTGGAGTACAGTTTTCGGGAGGTGTAAGTGTTGGCCGAGGAGAACGTCTATTTCAACGGGTTCAATTCCAAACCAAAACAACAATAATGTTAAAACATCAAACTGGAATACACGGAGGGGGCGGAGCGATGTCGATCAGGGTCTCGACGGCGGTTCCTACTTGAAATCGCCTCCAAATCATTCGATGCTGGTCGTCGTACATCAACAAAACCAGGTTTGTAAACCGCCGGTTGAATCAACCAGAATAACAACTAACCAAAGGAAGGTGCCTAAAGAAGCCATTAGTATCTCCGGCGAGCTGGAAAGCATGATCATGgattatcaaaaaataaaaggaaacaaCAGCAACCTAGTTCGAGCATCGTCGGGGAATTTCATGCTTTACGGCCATTTAGGCAACTTGAGGCAACCCGTGGAGGGAGAGAACAAAAAGGAAGATAATAAGGTTGAAGAAAAGCCTGAACCACCGTCTCTTCAATGCAAAGCTTTGGCGACGAGAAGGGACTCCGAAAAGTTGAAAAACCTCGGGAATATAGATTATAACAAAGGGAATTTTGGGGAAGCTTTGAGTTTGTACGAAGCAGCCATCGCCATTGATCCTTTCAAAGCTTCGTATCGAACCTATAGAAGTGCAGCTTTAGAAGCTGCGGGCAGGATTCTTGAAGCAGTTTCTGAGTGCAGAGAAGCCATTCGAATTGAACCTCGTTATCACCGAGCTCACCATCGTTTAGGAAATCTATATATCAG ATTGGGGGAAGTGGAAAAGGCGATGTATCACCTCAAACGTGCAGGCCCTGAGGCTGATAGCGATCACATTGCTAAAGCTAAAACTCTTCAAGAACGAATAAACAAATGTACTGAAGCAAAAAGGCTACGAACTTGGAATGTATTGGTAAAAGAGACAGATTCCGCCATTAAAGCTGGTGCAGATTCATCTCCATTT ATGTATGCATTTAAAGCGGAAGCTTTGCTGAAGCTCCATAGACACCAAGAGGCGAACGAAACATTGTTACAAGGTCCGAAATACAATGACGAGGATTGCATTAAACACTTCGGCCCTATCGGTAACGCTAATTTGCTAGTTGTTCAAGCAAAGGTGGATATGGCCCTCGGCAG ATTTGACGATGCCTTGGCTGCCATGGAGAGAGCAGTTAGGCTTGACTCGAACAGCAAAGAAGCAAACAGTGCAATGAGCAAAGCTAGAGCATTGGCGACGTTCGAAACCGTTGGAAATGAGCATTTCAAGACATCAAATTTCTACGATGCATGTATCTCATATGGCGAGGGGCTGGCGCATGACCCCCGCAACTCTGTCTTGTTGCTTAACCGAGCAATCTGTTATTCCAAACTTGGCCAGGACGAACTCGCAATCGAGGACTGCACCCGTGCCCTTAGTGTCCGCCCTGGTTACACCAAAGCTAGACTCAAAAGAGCCCATTGCAATTCCAAG TTGGAGAGATGGGAAGCTTCGATAGAAGACTACGAGATGTTGAAAAAAGAAACTCCGAACAACGAGGAGGTGAAACAAGGTTTGTCCAAAGCTCGAAGACAACTCAAGAACAAGAAGACAGGCTAG
- the LOC107911645 gene encoding uncharacterized protein isoform X1 — MSGDNFTDGIPKFRSILGDITNRSVKRGFSSISDNVGFNSKEEASYRFTKQVCLREENPIQENPKPPQFEPNPNTSSTCSGETDTSKEGLVPVNEKVSEVIERFDLSDSDDRLDQGEGITQARGTLNDSCRNDSRDLGVGRLASSEGGCVEWLRLPKSSSQGFRSFELERCVGLKNDVSNLNAGADMLKACSCSFCLKAAYIWSDLHYQDTKGRIAVLKRSQKEASILVQKSCSGKETDIQNLGNPNKSSKLESDLTSQWRSLFLNMEDIFVHESNQLQASYIQLKDLRDNCKMDLERITGMPSER; from the exons ATGAGCGGAGATAATTTTACGGACGGAATACCCAAATTCCGTTCAATTTTGGGTGACATTACAAatcgatcagttaaaagggggTTTTCGTCGATTTCGGATAATGTAGGGTTTAATTCCAAAGAAGAAGCAAGTTACCGATTTACAAAACAAGTTTGTTTAAGAGAAGAAAATCCGATCCAAGAGAATCCTAAACCCCCCCAATTCGAACCAAaccctaatacttcttctactTGTAGTGGGGAAACTGATACATCCAAAGAGGGTTTGGTGCCGGTTAATGAGAAAGTTAGCGAGGTTATAGAACGGTTTGATTTGTCTGATAGTGACGATAGATTAGATCAAGGTGAAGGCATTACACAAGCAAGGGGTACATTGAATGATAGTTGTAGGAATGATAGTAGGGATCTTGGCGTTGGTAGACTAGCGTCGAGTGAAGGTGGGTGTGTCGAGTGGTTAAGGTTGCCTAAGTCTTCGTCGCAAGGTTTTCGATCATTTGAGCTGGAGAGGTGCGTGGGACTCAAGAATGATGTTTCTAATTTGAATGCTGGTGCCGATATGCTGAAAGCTTGCTCTTGTTCTTTTTGCTTGAAAG CTGCTTATATTTGGTCGGACCTTCATTATCAAGATACCAAGGGTCGAATAGCTG TTTTGAAGAGAAGTCAGAAAGAAGCAAGCATTTTGGTTCAGAAAAGTTGCAGTGGGAAAGAAACTGACATTCAAAACCTGGGAAATCCCAATAAATCTTCAAAATTAGAATCTGATCTCACAAGTCAGTGGAGATCACTCTTTCTTAACATGGAGGATATATTTGTTCATGAAAGCAACCAGCTT CAAGCCAGTTACATTCAACTAAAAGATTTGAGGGACAATTGCAAGATGGATCTGGAGCGGATAACAGGGATGCCTTCAGAGAGATAG
- the LOC107911645 gene encoding uncharacterized protein isoform X3 has protein sequence MSGDNFTDGIPKFRSILGDITNRSVKRGFSSISDNVGFNSKEEASYRFTKQVCLREENPIQENPKPPQFEPNPNTSSTCSGETDTSKEGLVPVNEKVSEVIERFDLSDSDDRLDQGEGITQARGTLNDSCRNDSRDLGVGRLASSEGGCVEWLRLPKSSSQGFRSFELERCVGLKNDVSNLNAGADMLKACSCSFCLKVLKRSQKEASILVQKSCSGKETDIQNLGNPNKSSKLESDLTSQWRSLFLNMEDIFVHESNQLQASYIQLKDLRDNCKMDLERITGMPSER, from the exons ATGAGCGGAGATAATTTTACGGACGGAATACCCAAATTCCGTTCAATTTTGGGTGACATTACAAatcgatcagttaaaagggggTTTTCGTCGATTTCGGATAATGTAGGGTTTAATTCCAAAGAAGAAGCAAGTTACCGATTTACAAAACAAGTTTGTTTAAGAGAAGAAAATCCGATCCAAGAGAATCCTAAACCCCCCCAATTCGAACCAAaccctaatacttcttctactTGTAGTGGGGAAACTGATACATCCAAAGAGGGTTTGGTGCCGGTTAATGAGAAAGTTAGCGAGGTTATAGAACGGTTTGATTTGTCTGATAGTGACGATAGATTAGATCAAGGTGAAGGCATTACACAAGCAAGGGGTACATTGAATGATAGTTGTAGGAATGATAGTAGGGATCTTGGCGTTGGTAGACTAGCGTCGAGTGAAGGTGGGTGTGTCGAGTGGTTAAGGTTGCCTAAGTCTTCGTCGCAAGGTTTTCGATCATTTGAGCTGGAGAGGTGCGTGGGACTCAAGAATGATGTTTCTAATTTGAATGCTGGTGCCGATATGCTGAAAGCTTGCTCTTGTTCTTTTTGCTTGAAAG TTTTGAAGAGAAGTCAGAAAGAAGCAAGCATTTTGGTTCAGAAAAGTTGCAGTGGGAAAGAAACTGACATTCAAAACCTGGGAAATCCCAATAAATCTTCAAAATTAGAATCTGATCTCACAAGTCAGTGGAGATCACTCTTTCTTAACATGGAGGATATATTTGTTCATGAAAGCAACCAGCTT CAAGCCAGTTACATTCAACTAAAAGATTTGAGGGACAATTGCAAGATGGATCTGGAGCGGATAACAGGGATGCCTTCAGAGAGATAG
- the LOC107911645 gene encoding uncharacterized protein isoform X2: MSGDNFTDGIPKFRSILGDITNRSVKRGFSSISDNVGFNSKEEASYRFTKQVCLREENPIQENPKPPQFEPNPNTSSTCSGETDTSKEGLVPVNEKVSEVIERFDLSDSDDRLDQGEGITQARGTLNDSCRNDSRDLGVGRLASSEGGCVEWLRLPKSSSQGFRSFELERCVGLKNDVSNLNAGADMLKACSCSFCLKAAYIWSDLHYQDTKGRIAVLKRSQKEASILVQKSCSGKETDIQNLGNPNKSSKLESDLTSQWRSLFLNMEDIFVHESNQLVVLCSTLARRCTFK; this comes from the exons ATGAGCGGAGATAATTTTACGGACGGAATACCCAAATTCCGTTCAATTTTGGGTGACATTACAAatcgatcagttaaaagggggTTTTCGTCGATTTCGGATAATGTAGGGTTTAATTCCAAAGAAGAAGCAAGTTACCGATTTACAAAACAAGTTTGTTTAAGAGAAGAAAATCCGATCCAAGAGAATCCTAAACCCCCCCAATTCGAACCAAaccctaatacttcttctactTGTAGTGGGGAAACTGATACATCCAAAGAGGGTTTGGTGCCGGTTAATGAGAAAGTTAGCGAGGTTATAGAACGGTTTGATTTGTCTGATAGTGACGATAGATTAGATCAAGGTGAAGGCATTACACAAGCAAGGGGTACATTGAATGATAGTTGTAGGAATGATAGTAGGGATCTTGGCGTTGGTAGACTAGCGTCGAGTGAAGGTGGGTGTGTCGAGTGGTTAAGGTTGCCTAAGTCTTCGTCGCAAGGTTTTCGATCATTTGAGCTGGAGAGGTGCGTGGGACTCAAGAATGATGTTTCTAATTTGAATGCTGGTGCCGATATGCTGAAAGCTTGCTCTTGTTCTTTTTGCTTGAAAG CTGCTTATATTTGGTCGGACCTTCATTATCAAGATACCAAGGGTCGAATAGCTG TTTTGAAGAGAAGTCAGAAAGAAGCAAGCATTTTGGTTCAGAAAAGTTGCAGTGGGAAAGAAACTGACATTCAAAACCTGGGAAATCCCAATAAATCTTCAAAATTAGAATCTGATCTCACAAGTCAGTGGAGATCACTCTTTCTTAACATGGAGGATATATTTGTTCATGAAAGCAACCAGCTT GTGGTCCTATGTTCTACCCTGGCGAGGAGATGCACTTTCAAGTAA
- the LOC107911645 gene encoding uncharacterized protein isoform X4 → MSGDNFTDGIPKFRSILGDITNRSVKRGFSSISDNVGFNSKEEASYRFTKQVCLREENPIQENPKPPQFEPNPNTSSTCSGETDTSKEGLVPVNEKVSEVIERFDLSDSDDRLDQGEGITQARGTLNDSCRNDSRDLGVGRLASSEGGCVEWLRLPKSSSQGFRSFELERCVGLKNDVSNLNAGADMLKACSCSFCLKVLKRSQKEASILVQKSCSGKETDIQNLGNPNKSSKLESDLTSQWRSLFLNMEDIFVHESNQLVVLCSTLARRCTFK, encoded by the exons ATGAGCGGAGATAATTTTACGGACGGAATACCCAAATTCCGTTCAATTTTGGGTGACATTACAAatcgatcagttaaaagggggTTTTCGTCGATTTCGGATAATGTAGGGTTTAATTCCAAAGAAGAAGCAAGTTACCGATTTACAAAACAAGTTTGTTTAAGAGAAGAAAATCCGATCCAAGAGAATCCTAAACCCCCCCAATTCGAACCAAaccctaatacttcttctactTGTAGTGGGGAAACTGATACATCCAAAGAGGGTTTGGTGCCGGTTAATGAGAAAGTTAGCGAGGTTATAGAACGGTTTGATTTGTCTGATAGTGACGATAGATTAGATCAAGGTGAAGGCATTACACAAGCAAGGGGTACATTGAATGATAGTTGTAGGAATGATAGTAGGGATCTTGGCGTTGGTAGACTAGCGTCGAGTGAAGGTGGGTGTGTCGAGTGGTTAAGGTTGCCTAAGTCTTCGTCGCAAGGTTTTCGATCATTTGAGCTGGAGAGGTGCGTGGGACTCAAGAATGATGTTTCTAATTTGAATGCTGGTGCCGATATGCTGAAAGCTTGCTCTTGTTCTTTTTGCTTGAAAG TTTTGAAGAGAAGTCAGAAAGAAGCAAGCATTTTGGTTCAGAAAAGTTGCAGTGGGAAAGAAACTGACATTCAAAACCTGGGAAATCCCAATAAATCTTCAAAATTAGAATCTGATCTCACAAGTCAGTGGAGATCACTCTTTCTTAACATGGAGGATATATTTGTTCATGAAAGCAACCAGCTT GTGGTCCTATGTTCTACCCTGGCGAGGAGATGCACTTTCAAGTAA